The following proteins come from a genomic window of Elusimicrobiota bacterium:
- a CDS encoding ThiF family adenylyltransferase, producing MNDVREEETMEQVLESVSAEKQAALEQAYDSPSWWYDVRGFFILTFSYNSSLWRQIDFFEKNISEEHLEVAIGSGTLLSMILAWHRLRGGRVGRLIGVDYAAPMLAGARRRFKNNPRVRLEQRDVAHLADPDNTYRSANIANAIHCFPDVDGGLREIFRVLRPGATLRFNALLVPDRGPRFLRAIAARINAWGARKGILHRPYTTEDILARARSAGFTVESAVRAGHSLEVVAGKPSALAVGAVVARPALPEADRFYREAFQRNVGILSEASMERLRNACVAVPGLGGVGGQHALSLTRMGVGHLKLADMDQFEWANLNRQAGANARTIGRNKIDVMMEQTTAINPHLHVEAFPNGVTEGNMEEFLAGADAVVDGLDGFSVRVRRRMFQAARKKGIPVVTAGPMGYAAALLVFTPDGMSADDYFDWRDGMSDLELLIAFFAGLSPTLPHLRYMDPTRVDLAEHRGPSINAACLLCAGLATTEIVRCLTEPERVRPVPYYTTYDPYLRTLDTGRLWWGNRSPWRRLGRWWAYRRLEAARGELTRHWGKDRSPETATPTAGDGPAAL from the coding sequence ATGAACGACGTGCGTGAGGAGGAAACCATGGAGCAAGTCCTCGAAAGTGTCAGCGCGGAGAAGCAAGCCGCCCTCGAACAGGCCTACGACTCTCCCTCCTGGTGGTACGACGTGCGCGGGTTCTTCATATTGACATTCAGTTACAACAGCTCTCTGTGGCGCCAAATTGATTTTTTTGAAAAAAACATTTCGGAAGAACACCTGGAGGTCGCCATCGGCAGCGGCACCCTGCTGTCGATGATCCTGGCCTGGCACCGCCTGCGGGGCGGCCGCGTGGGCCGATTGATCGGCGTCGACTACGCCGCCCCCATGCTGGCCGGCGCCCGGCGGCGCTTTAAAAACAATCCCCGCGTGCGCTTGGAACAACGCGACGTCGCCCACCTGGCCGACCCGGACAACACCTACCGTTCGGCCAACATCGCCAACGCGATCCACTGCTTTCCGGACGTGGACGGCGGCCTGCGTGAAATCTTCCGCGTCCTGCGCCCCGGCGCGACGCTGCGTTTCAACGCCCTTTTGGTGCCCGACCGGGGCCCACGGTTTCTGCGGGCCATCGCCGCGCGCATCAACGCGTGGGGAGCGCGCAAGGGCATCCTTCACCGTCCGTACACGACGGAAGACATCCTGGCCCGCGCCCGGTCCGCGGGGTTCACCGTCGAATCGGCCGTCCGGGCCGGGCATTCGCTCGAAGTCGTGGCCGGCAAACCCTCCGCCCTGGCCGTCGGCGCGGTGGTTGCGCGTCCGGCCCTGCCGGAAGCGGACCGCTTTTACCGGGAGGCTTTTCAACGCAACGTGGGCATTCTTTCGGAAGCGTCCATGGAACGGCTGCGCAACGCCTGCGTCGCGGTTCCCGGACTGGGGGGCGTCGGCGGGCAGCACGCGCTGTCTTTGACGCGGATGGGCGTGGGGCACCTCAAGCTCGCCGACATGGACCAGTTCGAATGGGCCAACCTCAACCGCCAGGCGGGGGCCAACGCCCGGACGATCGGCCGAAACAAAATCGACGTCATGATGGAGCAGACGACGGCCATCAACCCGCATTTGCACGTCGAGGCGTTCCCCAACGGGGTCACCGAGGGCAACATGGAGGAATTTTTGGCGGGCGCGGACGCCGTCGTCGACGGCCTGGACGGTTTTAGCGTCCGCGTCCGCCGCCGGATGTTCCAGGCGGCGAGGAAGAAAGGCATCCCCGTGGTGACCGCCGGGCCCATGGGGTACGCCGCGGCCCTGCTGGTGTTCACCCCCGATGGGATGAGCGCGGACGATTACTTCGATTGGCGCGACGGGATGAGCGACCTGGAACTCCTGATCGCGTTTTTTGCGGGACTATCGCCGACCCTGCCCCACTTGCGCTACATGGACCCGACCCGGGTGGATCTGGCCGAACACCGGGGCCCTTCCATCAACGCGGCCTGCCTGTTGTGCGCGGGGTTGGCGACCACGGAAATCGTCCGCTGCCTCACCGAACCCGAGCGGGTCCGCCCGGTGCCCTACTACACCACCTACGACCCCTACCTGCGCACCCTCGACACGGGCCGCCTGTGGTGGGGGAACCGATCCCCCTGGCGGCGTCTCGGGCGCTGGTGGGCCTACCGCCGCCTGGAGGCGGCCCGGGGGGAGTTGACCCGGCATTGGGGCAAGGACCGGTCCCCGGAAACCGCCACGCCGACCGCCGGCGACGGACCGGCGGCTCTCTAA
- a CDS encoding HAMP domain-containing histidine kinase: MRLFPNRRPVFSAWLDWPLRRQFTASHLFLALFTVIVLSAILYVFQRQYVLGTFAYINQRRAASFASACEAALEQKDPAVLSVYMGLLRDSTDVEYAYHADAAGVIRAHLDPSWVGRSVADWKKQLDTGRFTVSAAALPRGGSVELGMQRAYAESLVQKSLAKVLLGVGSAALLATGLGLLLSFFLAARLTRPIRDLSRGTRAIGQGRFDIRVSGGTSREVQELADVFNGMAARLGELDRLKDDIFTMVTHDLRTPLASITSVIDVLREGGRGPLSPVQSDYLGIVRENVFGLLRYVNDMLDMAKIKAGKVTYRMEAVDLAAAVERALQLFGTLAQQKGVALEKEITPRSTVRADREKVDHIFTNLVSNALKHAPSEEGRVRVEVHPRDGFVEVRVIDNGPGLPEEGQDRLFQKFGVPAGSSPVRGAGVGLFVVRTFVSAQGGRVEVDSKPGRGCVFSFTLPAAQEAGA; the protein is encoded by the coding sequence ATGCGCCTTTTCCCGAACCGCCGACCCGTTTTTTCCGCCTGGCTGGATTGGCCGTTGCGGCGGCAATTCACGGCGTCGCACCTTTTCCTGGCCCTTTTCACGGTCATCGTTCTGTCGGCGATCCTCTATGTGTTCCAGCGGCAGTACGTGCTCGGCACCTTCGCCTACATCAACCAGCGGCGGGCGGCGTCCTTCGCCTCGGCCTGCGAGGCCGCCCTTGAGCAGAAAGACCCCGCGGTCTTGTCTGTTTACATGGGTCTTTTGCGCGACTCGACGGACGTGGAGTACGCCTACCACGCGGACGCGGCGGGGGTGATTCGCGCCCATCTCGACCCGTCGTGGGTCGGCCGGTCGGTCGCCGACTGGAAAAAACAATTGGACACCGGGCGTTTCACGGTGAGCGCGGCCGCCCTGCCGCGGGGAGGATCGGTGGAGTTGGGCATGCAACGGGCCTACGCGGAGTCGTTGGTTCAGAAATCCCTGGCCAAGGTGCTCCTGGGCGTCGGGTCGGCGGCGCTTTTGGCCACGGGATTGGGACTGCTTCTCTCGTTTTTCCTCGCGGCACGCCTGACGCGGCCCATCCGCGACCTCAGCCGGGGCACGCGAGCCATCGGGCAGGGGCGGTTCGACATCCGGGTGAGCGGGGGGACGAGCCGCGAAGTGCAGGAACTGGCCGACGTCTTTAACGGCATGGCGGCCCGGCTGGGCGAGCTGGACCGTTTGAAAGACGACATATTCACCATGGTCACCCACGATTTGCGAACGCCCTTGGCTTCGATCACAAGTGTTATTGACGTCCTGCGCGAAGGGGGGCGGGGCCCTTTGAGCCCGGTCCAGTCAGACTACCTCGGCATTGTGCGGGAAAACGTTTTCGGGCTCCTGCGTTACGTCAACGACATGCTCGACATGGCCAAGATCAAAGCGGGGAAAGTCACTTACCGCATGGAGGCCGTGGACCTGGCGGCGGCGGTGGAGCGGGCCCTCCAACTCTTCGGCACTTTGGCCCAGCAAAAAGGCGTCGCGTTGGAGAAAGAAATAACCCCCCGTTCCACGGTCCGGGCCGACCGGGAAAAAGTCGATCACATTTTTACGAATTTGGTATCCAACGCCTTGAAGCACGCCCCCTCGGAGGAGGGGCGGGTGCGCGTGGAGGTCCACCCCCGGGACGGTTTCGTGGAAGTGCGCGTCATTGACAACGGGCCCGGGTTGCCCGAAGAAGGACAGGACCGGCTTTTTCAAAAGTTCGGCGTCCCCGCGGGGTCGTCCCCCGTGCGGGGCGCGGGCGTGGGGCTGTTCGTGGTGCGCACGTTTGTGTCGGCCCAAGGGGGCCGAGTCGAGGTGGATTCAAAGCCGGGTCGGGGGTGTGTGTTTTCATTTACCCTGCCGGCGGCCCAGGAGGCCGGGGCGTGA
- a CDS encoding response regulator transcription factor: MSVRLLVVEDDVGLARILKDGLTLRGHAVTVKHNAEDALKVVKQSPPDLVILDVGLDGLSGFQMLEIVRKDPATASLPVILLTALHTEKDKLKGLSLGADDYVTKPFSEKELAARVEAVLRRSRPGGETGSTLASGSLRVDPARREVVADGRPVDLSKLEFDLLVFFLRRPGVVHSHDTLMEGVWGEDRLVSRHTVTVAISRLKDKLGVAGAAIVSVKDIGYKYIQIA; the protein is encoded by the coding sequence GTGAGCGTTCGATTGCTGGTGGTGGAGGACGATGTCGGGTTGGCCCGCATTCTTAAAGACGGTCTCACGCTGCGGGGGCACGCGGTCACCGTGAAGCACAACGCCGAAGACGCCTTGAAAGTCGTCAAACAATCCCCGCCCGATTTGGTCATCCTGGACGTGGGACTCGACGGGCTGAGCGGGTTCCAAATGCTGGAAATCGTTCGCAAAGATCCGGCCACCGCCTCTTTGCCGGTGATCCTGTTGACCGCCCTTCACACGGAAAAAGACAAGCTCAAAGGCTTGAGCCTGGGCGCTGACGATTACGTCACGAAGCCTTTTTCCGAAAAGGAACTGGCCGCGCGGGTGGAGGCGGTGCTGCGGCGTTCGCGTCCCGGCGGGGAAACGGGGTCCACGTTGGCGTCCGGTTCGCTTCGTGTCGATCCCGCCCGACGGGAGGTCGTCGCGGACGGTCGCCCGGTGGATTTGTCAAAACTGGAGTTCGATTTGCTTGTCTTCTTCTTGCGTCGCCCGGGGGTCGTGCATTCCCACGACACCCTTATGGAGGGCGTGTGGGGCGAGGACCGTCTCGTCTCCCGCCACACGGTGACGGTGGCCATTTCCCGGCTGAAAGACAAATTGGGTGTCGCGGGCGCCGCCATCGTCAGCGTGAAAGACATCGGTTACAAATACATCCAAATCGCGTAA
- a CDS encoding GNAT family N-acetyltransferase: MITLGDYSFHVATRADLLQRADEFLSRTHIHGQAVEPSEGRDSRADYTLTAVAQTQAGGVVGVARLILDSLMGLPAARAMSMPPPGWTGRFKPAELDPPVLDPEHRQGVEDIFAVENGGTKSPAAPVDAKGDGLAVTRGLLMALSEASVHLGVTHWCLMTHRKMWHLLMTVHVPFEPVAPETDCLGRHTPYLARVEGVEAGLARSSLARDEAGRSPDPSIATDRGESRVLTLGGFRFFVARTEPLLEAVYRLRYRVFVDENDFDPPELYPDKRLRDRYDAHSFVVAAMDRRGEVVATLRVIQNSPEGLPCLNWADPRYPDKTTLSRRVGELSRLALSREHSRYIHDVFYSMLSTEKKAKVDFRWDENPGLVLRERRKALFILYGLFRVAYDIARWLRLTTLHMVADPRLRRVLESRGLHPVPIGPRLQIGPRGGAPHAIKFQEIETAVHSLGGVRELARAMARFVPPALPPERADIRVIQ; this comes from the coding sequence ATGATCACCTTGGGCGACTATTCCTTCCATGTAGCCACTCGGGCGGACCTTCTGCAACGGGCGGACGAATTCCTCAGCAGAACCCACATTCACGGGCAAGCCGTCGAACCGTCGGAAGGCCGAGACTCCCGCGCGGACTACACCCTGACCGCCGTGGCTCAAACCCAGGCCGGCGGGGTGGTGGGGGTGGCCCGTTTGATTTTGGATTCTCTGATGGGCCTGCCGGCCGCCCGCGCCATGAGCATGCCCCCGCCGGGATGGACGGGACGCTTCAAGCCCGCTGAATTGGACCCCCCGGTCCTTGACCCCGAACACCGTCAGGGGGTCGAAGACATCTTTGCGGTTGAGAACGGGGGGACGAAATCCCCCGCTGCCCCCGTCGATGCCAAAGGGGACGGCTTGGCGGTGACCCGGGGTTTGTTGATGGCCCTGTCGGAAGCTTCGGTCCATTTGGGAGTCACCCATTGGTGTCTGATGACTCACCGAAAAATGTGGCACCTGTTGATGACCGTTCACGTTCCCTTCGAGCCGGTGGCCCCGGAAACGGATTGCCTGGGTCGCCACACGCCGTATTTGGCGCGGGTCGAGGGTGTGGAAGCCGGATTGGCCCGATCGTCGTTGGCGCGGGACGAGGCGGGGCGGTCGCCCGATCCCTCCATCGCGACGGATCGGGGGGAATCGCGCGTTTTAACCCTGGGCGGGTTTCGTTTCTTTGTGGCGAGAACCGAGCCTCTCCTGGAGGCGGTTTACCGTCTCCGCTACCGGGTGTTTGTGGACGAGAACGATTTCGATCCGCCCGAATTGTATCCCGACAAACGTTTGCGGGACCGCTACGATGCCCATTCCTTTGTGGTGGCGGCGATGGACCGCCGGGGCGAGGTGGTGGCAACGTTGCGGGTGATTCAAAATTCACCCGAAGGGTTGCCATGCCTCAATTGGGCCGACCCCCGATATCCCGATAAGACGACGCTGTCCCGGCGCGTGGGGGAGTTGTCTCGGCTGGCGCTGTCCCGGGAGCACAGCCGTTACATCCACGACGTCTTCTATTCCATGCTTTCAACGGAAAAGAAGGCGAAAGTGGATTTCCGATGGGATGAAAACCCGGGCCTCGTCCTTCGGGAGCGTCGCAAAGCGCTGTTCATCCTTTACGGGCTCTTTCGCGTGGCCTACGACATCGCCCGTTGGCTTCGGTTGACCACTTTGCACATGGTGGCCGACCCTCGTCTGCGTCGGGTTCTGGAGTCCCGTGGGTTGCACCCCGTGCCCATCGGCCCCCGACTCCAAATCGGGCCGCGGGGCGGGGCGCCCCACGCGATCAAGTTTCAAGAAATCGAAACCGCCGTCCACTCCTTGGGCGGGGTCCGTGAACTCGCCCGCGCCATGGCCCGGTTCGTTCCTCCAGCCCTGCCGCCCGAGCGGGCGGATATTCGGGTGATCCAATGA
- a CDS encoding ThiF family adenylyltransferase, whose amino-acid sequence MQKPDTASPSDAGRDDYVESFCRNIGLVSPEEQQALRNRRVAVAGLGGVGGVALTTFARMGIGKFSLADFDTFGLANMNRQAGAARSTIGRPKLDVMAERVRDINPEVDLRLFPQGVRPENVDAFLVEADVVLDSVDFFSIDARTIIHQRARALGKPVLFSAPLGFSATLHVFTPDGMSFERYFDFRPGMSKFDRLIAFAVGLAPRGTHWAYMDLKKVSVAERAGPSLAGACDLSAGLVATEALALLLNRRPPRAVPCFTQFDPYRRKYVQGRLWWANRGPVQRLKRWLLARKFRDQAAALK is encoded by the coding sequence ATGCAAAAACCGGACACCGCTTCACCGTCTGACGCTGGGCGGGACGACTACGTTGAGTCTTTTTGTCGGAACATCGGGCTCGTGAGCCCGGAGGAACAGCAAGCCCTTCGAAACCGCCGCGTGGCGGTGGCGGGCCTGGGGGGCGTCGGGGGTGTGGCGCTCACGACATTCGCGCGAATGGGAATCGGAAAGTTCTCCCTCGCGGACTTCGACACCTTCGGCTTGGCAAACATGAACCGACAGGCGGGGGCCGCCCGTTCCACGATCGGACGTCCAAAACTGGACGTGATGGCGGAACGGGTTCGGGACATCAACCCCGAGGTCGACTTGCGGTTGTTTCCCCAGGGGGTGCGGCCGGAAAACGTGGACGCCTTTTTGGTGGAGGCCGACGTCGTGCTCGACAGCGTTGATTTCTTTTCCATCGACGCGCGAACGATCATCCACCAACGGGCGAGGGCCCTGGGCAAACCGGTTCTCTTTTCGGCGCCCCTCGGGTTTTCGGCCACTTTGCACGTGTTCACGCCCGATGGGATGAGCTTTGAGCGGTATTTCGATTTTCGGCCGGGGATGTCCAAATTCGATCGGCTGATCGCTTTCGCCGTCGGGTTGGCGCCGCGGGGAACCCATTGGGCGTACATGGATTTAAAAAAAGTCAGCGTCGCGGAACGGGCCGGGCCCTCATTGGCCGGGGCCTGCGATCTCTCCGCGGGGTTGGTGGCCACCGAGGCGCTGGCGCTTCTCTTGAACCGTCGGCCTCCCCGGGCGGTCCCGTGTTTCACGCAATTCGACCCTTACCGTCGGAAATACGTGCAGGGACGGCTTTGGTGGGCCAATCGAGGGCCAGTCCAGCGGCTAAAACGCTGGTTGTTGGCGAGAAAATTCCGGGATCAAGCGGCCGCCTTGAAATAG
- a CDS encoding P-II family nitrogen regulator codes for MKYIIAIIQPDKLDDVLAALEAKEIHMVTVSNVMGRGRQKGISEVYRSHKEGGSLLKKVKLEIAVNEEFVQPTMDAIQKSALTGNVGDGKIFVLDLGQIMRIRTGETGRLAIG; via the coding sequence ATGAAATACATTATCGCCATCATTCAGCCGGACAAGCTGGACGACGTCCTGGCCGCGCTGGAAGCGAAGGAAATCCACATGGTCACCGTCTCCAACGTCATGGGCCGGGGCCGCCAAAAAGGCATTTCCGAGGTCTACCGCAGCCACAAAGAGGGCGGAAGCCTCCTCAAAAAAGTGAAGCTGGAGATCGCGGTCAACGAGGAGTTCGTCCAGCCGACCATGGACGCCATTCAGAAGTCGGCCCTGACGGGAAACGTGGGGGACGGCAAAATCTTCGTTCTGGACCTCGGCCAAATCATGCGCATCCGCACCGGCGAGACCGGGCGTTTGGCCATCGGTTAA